A window of Hymenobacter aerilatus contains these coding sequences:
- a CDS encoding efflux transporter outer membrane subunit, whose translation MTSYRLLIGVLLLLASACRVGQNYTRPALPLSAQYRTASAPVTTTDSTTLGDATWRNVFRDPALQQLIDSALVHNLDLQVALRNLESADQQLRQARHAYVPTVALQAGATSNTASRNSLNGISSEQFVGTRTVKDFTAGLSASWELDVWGRLRRLQEAARANYLQTDEARKAVQTQLVSQVAQGYYELLRLDAQLTIAHRNEALNDSTLRLIRLQWNAGLVTTLAVQQAEVQRQTAALLVPQLEQGIMEQENALRVLTGQEPAVVARATTDAPLQPDGPLAVGVPVNLLSRRPDVRSRELALVAANARTGAARANLYPALTLTAGTGLNAFQLSNWLTLPGGVFTNIGAGAVQPLLQQRQLRTQLELTRLDQERAALEFRQAVLSAAGEVSTALVRVEKTQQQVVIATARVDTLNQAIRDANLLYRSNLANYLEVLTAQSNALQSQLALVDIRRQQSGALVELYRSLGGGWR comes from the coding sequence ATGACTTCCTACCGTCTTTTGATTGGGGTGCTTTTGCTGCTAGCCAGCGCTTGCCGCGTGGGGCAGAACTACACCCGGCCGGCCCTGCCTCTCTCGGCGCAGTACCGCACCGCTTCCGCCCCCGTTACCACCACTGATAGTACTACCTTAGGCGACGCGACGTGGCGTAATGTATTCCGCGACCCAGCGCTGCAACAGCTTATCGACAGTGCTCTCGTGCACAACCTTGACCTGCAAGTGGCCTTGCGCAACCTGGAAAGCGCCGACCAGCAATTGCGCCAAGCCCGCCACGCATACGTGCCCACGGTGGCGCTACAGGCAGGTGCCACATCCAACACGGCCTCGCGCAATAGCCTGAACGGCATCAGTTCCGAGCAGTTTGTGGGCACGCGCACCGTGAAAGACTTCACCGCCGGCCTTTCGGCCAGTTGGGAGCTGGATGTATGGGGACGCCTGCGTCGGCTGCAGGAAGCCGCCCGCGCCAACTACCTGCAAACCGACGAAGCCCGCAAAGCGGTGCAGACGCAGTTGGTGTCGCAAGTGGCGCAAGGCTACTACGAATTGTTGCGGCTGGATGCCCAGCTAACTATTGCCCACCGCAACGAAGCGCTGAACGACAGCACCCTGCGCCTGATTCGTCTGCAGTGGAACGCCGGCCTGGTGACCACGCTAGCCGTGCAGCAGGCCGAAGTGCAGCGCCAGACCGCTGCGCTACTGGTGCCGCAACTGGAGCAGGGCATCATGGAGCAGGAGAATGCCCTGCGCGTGCTCACGGGGCAAGAGCCGGCGGTTGTCGCCCGGGCCACCACCGATGCTCCGCTGCAACCAGACGGACCGCTGGCCGTCGGGGTTCCGGTTAACTTGCTGAGCCGCCGCCCCGATGTGCGCAGCCGAGAGCTGGCCTTGGTAGCCGCCAACGCCCGCACCGGCGCGGCCCGGGCTAACCTGTACCCGGCCTTGACCCTGACGGCCGGCACAGGACTCAACGCATTTCAGTTATCCAACTGGCTAACCCTACCCGGTGGCGTGTTCACCAACATCGGAGCCGGCGCGGTACAGCCCTTGCTGCAACAACGGCAACTGCGTACTCAACTGGAGCTAACCCGCTTGGACCAGGAGCGCGCCGCCCTAGAGTTTCGGCAAGCCGTTCTGTCGGCGGCCGGGGAGGTATCCACGGCGCTGGTACGCGTCGAGAAAACCCAGCAACAGGTCGTCATTGCGACGGCCCGCGTGGATACCCTCAATCAAGCCATCCGTGACGCCAACTTGCTATATCGCAGCAACCTGGCCAACTACCTGGAAGTCCTCACGGCGCAGAGCAATGCGCTGCAAAGCCAGTTGGCGCTGGTAGACATCCGGCGGCAACAGTCGGGGGCACTTGTGGAGCTCTACCGGTCGCTGGGCGGCGGCTGGCGCTAA
- a CDS encoding DMT family transporter, whose amino-acid sequence MKNWVILLVAILAETVATSALKASEGFTRLGPSALTVVGYALAFYCLSLTLRSIPIGVAYAVWSAVGIILITLVGVVVYKQVPDAMTLLGLALIIAGVLVLNLLGKTSVH is encoded by the coding sequence ATGAAAAATTGGGTAATTCTATTGGTGGCTATCCTAGCCGAAACCGTTGCCACGTCGGCCCTCAAAGCATCCGAAGGCTTCACGCGGCTCGGACCTAGTGCGTTGACCGTTGTGGGCTACGCACTGGCTTTTTATTGCCTTAGCCTAACCTTGCGGAGCATTCCTATAGGGGTGGCCTACGCAGTTTGGTCGGCCGTCGGTATCATTCTCATCACCCTAGTGGGGGTAGTAGTCTATAAGCAGGTGCCGGATGCCATGACGCTGCTAGGCTTGGCACTCATCATTGCCGGCGTACTCGTGCTGAACCTGCTGGGTAAGACGTCTGTCCATTAA
- a CDS encoding response regulator transcription factor, translated as MKILLVEDEHLLSTSMRTALEDEGFGCETALTFREAENKLVTKLFDLVVLDLNLPGGLGFDLFEYIKAMETRPGVLIISVRDSLTDKLRGLNLGADDYLVKPFHLDELLARVRSILRRRHPEEPSELILGNLSYQLDAQQASVDGEPLKLTPSQLRLLYYLLLNRKRVVSKESLSDYVLQENVDMVDSLDYLYTHIKNVRHKLKQAGCQVGIETVYGLGYTLQ; from the coding sequence ATGAAAATCCTGTTAGTGGAAGATGAACACCTGTTGTCGACCAGTATGCGGACCGCACTGGAAGACGAGGGGTTCGGCTGCGAAACGGCGTTAACGTTCCGAGAGGCCGAAAACAAACTCGTCACCAAGCTCTTCGACCTGGTTGTCTTGGATTTGAATCTGCCCGGCGGGCTAGGCTTCGATTTGTTTGAATACATCAAGGCGATGGAAACCCGGCCGGGCGTGCTCATCATTTCCGTGCGCGACAGCCTCACCGACAAGCTACGTGGCCTCAACCTGGGCGCCGATGACTACCTAGTGAAGCCCTTTCACCTTGATGAGCTGCTGGCGCGGGTACGCAGCATTTTGCGCCGACGCCACCCCGAGGAGCCCAGCGAACTGATCCTAGGTAACCTTAGCTACCAGCTGGACGCGCAGCAGGCATCCGTGGACGGGGAGCCGCTCAAACTCACCCCCAGCCAATTGCGTCTGCTCTACTACCTACTGCTCAACCGCAAGCGGGTCGTGTCGAAGGAGTCGTTGTCGGACTACGTGCTACAGGAGAACGTGGACATGGTAGACTCGCTGGACTATCTCTACACGCACATCAAAAACGTGCGACATAAGCTCAAGCAAGCCGGCTGCCAGGTAGGCATCGAAACGGTCTATGGCCTTGGCTACACCTTGCAATAG
- a CDS encoding sensor histidine kinase has product MATKHYSKRFLAGIQRVYLLVVPLMLLCIMFANNYLYDSYYEIVIARPFRQRVAQLQYQWRQQGRVPQVPDVRYRALPPGTAPYAYFTDWYADPDVEQRTTVGIISYTATMARGAERIEVTVSRSEENGGAPGAGMVLFSVGASLVLFLLLSWLLFQFSIKRLSYNLWLPFYQNLRRINGFSLRDRQRLALMPSEIREFGFFNAAITHFTDKIQQSYNELREFTENTAHELQTPLAVLLAKTELVLKRNQLAEADRQELVEIKKTVQRLSSLQKALNLLSRVRTLQYGGRLAVETIDVLEHLRERLVSYAELLDYKDVRVDWHVSQPWYLHTNRELLGILLDNLVRNAIQHNVPGGFIRIECAATGVVICNAGLSPASAETDLFQRYHTRSTDDGRLGLGLALVEATCDVLQLQCTYYYQEGTHAFTLGNNKPATSTRA; this is encoded by the coding sequence ATGGCGACCAAACACTACAGCAAGCGGTTTCTGGCGGGAATACAGCGGGTATACCTACTGGTAGTGCCACTGATGCTGCTGTGTATCATGTTTGCGAATAACTACCTCTACGACAGCTATTATGAAATCGTCATTGCCCGGCCATTTCGGCAGCGGGTGGCCCAACTGCAATACCAATGGCGCCAGCAGGGACGCGTGCCCCAAGTTCCCGACGTGCGCTACCGTGCCCTACCCCCGGGCACGGCACCCTACGCTTACTTCACCGATTGGTATGCTGATCCTGACGTGGAGCAGCGCACCACGGTGGGCATCATCAGCTATACGGCCACGATGGCCCGGGGGGCTGAACGCATCGAAGTAACGGTTAGCCGCTCGGAAGAGAATGGTGGTGCACCGGGGGCTGGAATGGTGCTGTTTTCCGTAGGTGCTTCGCTGGTCCTCTTTCTGCTACTAAGCTGGCTGCTATTTCAGTTCAGTATCAAGCGGCTGTCTTATAACCTATGGCTGCCGTTCTACCAGAATCTGCGTCGTATCAATGGCTTTAGTCTGCGCGATCGGCAGCGCCTGGCACTGATGCCCAGTGAAATTCGCGAGTTCGGGTTTTTCAACGCCGCCATCACCCACTTCACCGACAAGATTCAGCAGTCGTATAACGAGCTGCGCGAATTCACGGAGAACACAGCCCACGAGCTGCAAACGCCCCTGGCCGTGCTGCTGGCCAAGACAGAGCTGGTGCTCAAACGCAATCAATTAGCCGAAGCCGACCGGCAGGAACTGGTGGAAATCAAGAAAACCGTCCAACGCCTGTCCTCGCTGCAGAAAGCCTTGAACCTGCTTTCCCGGGTACGGACGCTGCAGTACGGCGGCCGGCTGGCCGTGGAGACCATAGACGTACTAGAGCATCTGCGGGAGCGGTTAGTAAGCTACGCCGAACTGCTGGACTACAAAGATGTGCGGGTTGACTGGCATGTGTCCCAGCCCTGGTACTTGCACACCAACCGGGAGTTGCTGGGCATCTTGCTCGACAATCTGGTCCGCAACGCCATTCAACACAACGTGCCTGGCGGCTTCATCCGAATCGAGTGTGCGGCGACCGGCGTGGTCATATGCAATGCGGGGCTGTCGCCCGCATCAGCAGAAACGGACCTGTTCCAGCGCTATCATACCCGTTCCACCGACGACGGACGGTTGGGGCTGGGCTTGGCGTTGGTCGAAGCGACTTGCGACGTGTTGCAGTTGCAATGCACCTACTACTACCAGGAGGGCACGCACGCTTTCACGCTAGGCAACAACAAACCAGCAACTTCGACCCGAGCGTAA
- a CDS encoding TVP38/TMEM64 family protein, producing MLATLKALFRTNASSLLSMFLLVVLPLVGSSTVTYLLYEHQNLLRDLTLPQMLLYFGIMVLVLAFSLVHSTVAVLLTGFFLGWAGLPGTIIAYALAALLGYELATRLDQGKLLRFVHSFPKAEAIMQELRHQSWQLILLVRLAPILPFALMTFVLAILGVDRTRFLGASVLGMLPRSLFFYWIGTQAQDALSLLHSPDTGTTGKVLVLVLLAVAALGLYYVFNRAVQRALNKQIEKQENY from the coding sequence ATGCTTGCTACCCTTAAAGCCTTATTTCGCACCAACGCGTCCTCGCTCCTGTCTATGTTTCTGCTGGTAGTGCTACCCCTTGTGGGCAGCTCTACTGTTACCTACCTACTGTACGAGCACCAGAATCTGCTGCGCGACCTTACCCTACCCCAAATGCTGCTGTATTTTGGAATAATGGTGTTGGTGCTGGCCTTCTCGCTGGTGCACTCCACGGTGGCGGTGTTGCTCACGGGTTTTTTCCTGGGCTGGGCGGGGTTGCCGGGCACCATTATCGCCTATGCGCTGGCGGCCCTGCTAGGATACGAGCTGGCCACCCGCCTCGACCAAGGCAAGCTGCTCCGCTTCGTGCACTCTTTCCCAAAAGCCGAAGCCATTATGCAGGAGCTGCGCCACCAGAGCTGGCAGTTGATTTTGCTGGTGCGCCTAGCTCCTATCCTACCCTTCGCCCTTATGACCTTTGTACTGGCTATTCTAGGCGTAGACCGCACCCGTTTCCTGGGCGCCAGCGTGCTGGGGATGCTGCCGCGGAGTCTGTTCTTTTACTGGATAGGCACGCAGGCCCAGGATGCGCTGTCGCTGCTGCATAGCCCCGACACGGGCACCACTGGTAAAGTTCTGGTACTGGTACTGCTGGCCGTGGCTGCGCTGGGGCTCTACTACGTTTTCAACCGGGCCGTGCAGCGCGCCCTCAACAAGCAGATAGAAAAGCAAGAAAATTATTAA